GGATTCTGGCAAAGTGGTAGTTGAAGGCGTTAATTTGGTTAAGAAGCATGCCAAGCCAAACCCAATGCGTGGTGTGGCTGGCGGTATAATCAGCAAGGAAATGCCTGTTGATGTATCGAATGTTGCTTTATTTAACCGCGCCACCCAAAAAGGTGATCGCGTGGGTTTCAAGACACTGGATGATGGCCGCAAGGTCCGTGTTTTCAAGTCCAGCGGCGAAGTTGTGGACGCGTAAGGGTTAATCATGGCTCGTTTAAAAGATTTTTATAAAGATACTGTGGTCAAGTCTATGACCGAGCAGTTCGGCTACACCTCGCCAATGCAAGTTCCACGCATTGAGAAGATCACTCTTAATATGGGTGTTGGTGAAGCGGTTGCTGACAAGAAGGTAATGGAAAACGCCGTTGGCGATATGGAAAAGATTGCTGGTCAAAAAGCGGTCATCACCAAAGCCCGTAAGTCCATTGCATCATTCAAGATTCGTGATGATTATCCTGTTGGCTGCAAAGTCACCTTGCGTCGTGAGCGTATGTATGAATTCCTGGATCGTTTGATTACAGTGGCTATCCCACGTATTCGTGACTTCCGTGGTATTTCCGCAAAGTCGTTTGACGGTCGCGGTAATTACAACATGGGTGTGCGCGAGCAGATCATTTTCCCTGAAATCGAGTACGACAAGATTGATGCTTTGCGTGGTATGAACATCACCATCACGACAACAGCAAAAACCGATGAAGAAGCGCGTGCACTGCTTGCAGCGTTCAACTTCCCGTTTAGGAACTGAGGCTAACAATGGCTAAAACCTGTTTGATTGAACGCGAACAAAAACGTCGCGATACAGTAGAAAAATTTGCCGCCAAGCGCGCTGAATTAACTGCTGCTATGAATAATGCTGCAGCGAGTCCTGAAGAGCGTCGTGCTGCACGCCTTAAGCTGCAAAGTCTGCCACGTAACTCCAGTCCAGTTCGCCTGCGTAACCGCTGTGCATTGACTGGTCGTCCTCGTGGTGTGTTTAGTAAGTTTGGTATTGCGCGCGGCAAGCTGCGCGAATTGATGATGCGTGGCGAAGTGCCAGGCGTTACAAAAGCCAGCTGGTAACGGAGGAATTAGACGATGAGTATGAGTGATCCGATTGCCGATATGCTGACGCGCATTCGTAATGCGCAGAGCACCAACAAGCAAACTGTTTCTATGCCTTCTTCCAAATTGAAGGGCGCTATTGCTAGCGTTCTGAAAGATGAAGGTTATATCGATGATTTTGCGGTGCAGTCTGTAGATGGCAAGCCACAATTGAATATCAGCCTCAAGTACTATGCTGGTCGCCCAGTGATTGAGAAGATTGAGCGCGTAAGCCGCCCTGGTCTTCGTATCTACCGCGGCAACCAGGATATTCCTGTGGTAATGAATGGTCTTGGTGTGACTATCGTGTCTACATCCAAGGGTGTGATGACTGATCGTAAAGCGCGTGCTGCCGGTGTTGGCGGCGAAGTGCTCTGCGTAGTAGCTTAAGGAGAATACTATGTCTCGTGTAGCTAAAAACCCAGTCGCTATTCCTGCCAAGGTTGAAGTTGCATTGACTGCAAGCAACATTGCAGTCAGCGGCCCTCTGGGTAAGCTGAATCAAGCACTGACTGGTGCAGTTAATATTGTTCGCGAAGGTGACAATCTGACATTCGCTGCAGCTAATGACAGCCAGCACTCGCGTGCAATGTCAGGCACTGTACGTGCCCTGGTGGCCAACATGGTGCAAGGTGTGTCGCAAGGGTTTACCCGCAAGCTTAATCTGGTTGGTGTGGGCTATAAGGCCCAGGCGCAAGGCGCTACTCTTAATCTGGATCTGGGTTTTTCCCATCCGATTAACCACAAGATGCCAGAAGGTGTGACCGTGCAGACGCCAACTCAAACCGAAATCTTGTTGACAGGTGTCGACAAGCAGGTTGTTGGTCAGGTGGCTGCCCAGATTCGTGCATATCGTTCACCAGAGCCTTATAAGGGCAAGGGTGTTCGTTATTCCGATGAAGTGGTCACTATCAAAGAAACCAAGAAGAAGTAAGGTTTAAGCCATGAATAACGTAAATTCACGCCTGCGTCGTGCACGTAAAACCCGTGCCAAAATCGCAGAATTAAAGGTAACGCGTTTGAGCGTTCATCGCAGTAATGGCCATATTTATGCCCAAATCATTGCGGAAACCGGTGACAAGGTATTGGCAAGTGCCTCTACTGTTGAGGTGGAAGTTCGCAAAGATATCAAGAATGGTGGGAATGTGGCTGCTGCTGCCGTGATCGGTAAGCGTATTGCTGAAAAGGCGAAGGCTGCCGGCATTACTTCTGTGGCTTTTGACCGTTCGGGTTACAAATACCACGGCCGTATCAAAGCGCTGGCTGATGCCGCGCGCGAAAACGGTCTGTCCTTCTAATTACGAGGTTGATGATGGCTAAAGATATTGAACAACAGCAAACCGATGGTTTGCGCGAGAAAATGATCTCGGTCAACCGCGTCACTAAAGTGGTTAAGGGCGGTCGTATCATGTCCTTCGCTGCACTGACAGTGGTTGGTGATGGCGACGGTGCCGTTGGCATGGGCAAGGGCAAGGCACGTGAAGTTCCAGTTGCTGTGCAAAAGGCAATGGATGAAGCACGTCGCGGTATGGTTAAGGTAAGTTTGAATAACGGTACGCTGCATCATGCAGTTACCGGTGTTCACGGTGCTGCCAAGGTATTCATTCAGCCAGCTTCTGAAGGTACCGGCATTATTGCTGGTGGCGCAATGCGCGCTATCTTTGAAGTGATGGGCATTACTAACGTGTTGGCTAAGTGCATTGGTTCTACCAATCCTTACAACGTGGTGCGTGCTACATTAAATGGCTTGCAGTCTATGAATACCCCGGCTGAAGTTGCTGCAAAACGCGGCAAGACCGTCGAAGAAATCAGAGGTTAATCATGGCTAAGGCAAAAAAAGCAGCAGCTACAGTAAAAGTGACTTTGGTAAAAAGTACCATTGGCCGTATTCAATCGCATCGTGCATGTGTTCGCGGCTTGGGTATTCGTCGTCTGCATCAAACCGTTGAAGTGCTGGATACCCCAGCAAATCGCGGCATGATCAATACAGTCGGCTATCTGTTAAAGGTTGAAGCATAATGAAACTGAATTCCATCAAGCCCGCTGAAGGCAGCAAGCACGCTAAGCGTCGTGTTGGCCGCGGCATTGGTTCTGGCCTGGGTAAGACTGCAGGTCGTGGTCACAAGGGTCAAAAGTCCCGTACTGGTGGTTTCCACAAGGTGGGTTTTGAAGGCGGTCAAATGCCTATACAACGCCGTCTGCCAAAGCGTGGTTTCAATTCCCTGACCAAGGCTGATACTGCTCACGTGCGTACCAGCGAACTGGACAAGGTTCAAGCTGACGTAGTGGATCTGCTGGCATTGAAGCAAGCCAATGTAATCCCTGGTTCTGCTCGTGCTGCAAAAGTTTATCTTTCTGGCGATCTTTCCCGTGCGATCACTGTGCAGGGTTTGTTGCTGAGTAAAGGCGCCAAGGCTGCAGTTGAAGCCGCTGGCGGCAAGATCGTAGAGTAATTGCAAGTTGGCTAAAGATAATATTTTAGGTGCGGTAAGCAAGACCAGTGAGCTGAAAAGCCGCTTGCTGTTTGTGCTTGGTGCCCTCGTTGTCTATCGCCTAGGTGCGCACATTCCGGTTCCAGGTATTGATCCGGATGTGCTCGCCAAGTTATTTGAATCGCAAAGCGGTGGCATTCTGGGCATGTTCAACATGTTCTCAGGTGGCGCTCTTTCCCGCTTTACTGTATTCGCACTGGGTATCATGCCTTATATTTCGGCATCCATCATCATGCAATTGCTGACGGTGGTTTCCCCGCGTATGGAACAGTTAAAGAAGGAAGGTGAAGCTGGGCGTCGCCAAATTACCAAATACACACGCTACGGCACTGTGTTCCTGGCTACTTTCCAGGCTTTGGGTATTGCGATTGCTCTTGAAGGTCAAGCAGGGTTGGTATTGGATCCTGGCCTGATGTTCCGATTCACAGCCGTGATTACCTTGGTAAGCGGCACTATGTTCCTGATGTGGCTGGGTGAGCAGATTACCGAGCGCGGAATTGGTAATGGTATTTCAATTATCATTTTTGCAGGTATCGTCGCTGGCTTGCCGCATGCGATTGGTGGAACATTGGAATTGGCGCGTACAGGTGCATTCTCCATACCTCTGGTGATCTTCCTGTTTGCCGCTGCTGTGCTGGTAACTGCATTTGTAGTGTTTGTAGAGCGTGGTCAACGCAAGATCACGGTGAACTATGCCAAGCGTCAAGTTGGCCGCAAAGTGTTTGGTGGGCAGACAAGTCATTTGCCATTGAAGCTCAATATGGCGGGCGTCATTCCTCCGATCTTTGCTTCAAGCATTATCTTGTTCCCTGCCACCATGGCTGGTTGGTTTGGAAGCAGTGAGAATTTTTCCTGGCTTAAGGATATTGGTACTACCTTATCGCCTGGTCAGCCGCTTTACATTATTTTCTTCGCTACAGCGATTGTGTTTTTCTGCTTCTTCTATACGGCATTGGTATTCAATCCAAAAGAAACAGCAGATAACCTGAAGAAGAGTGGTGCTTTTGTTCCAGGTATTCGTCCTGGTGACCAAACCGCCAAATATATTGATCGCATCATGGGTCGTTTGACTTTAGTGGGTGCTCTTTATATTACTGCCGTATGTTTATTGCCTGAGTTCCTGATATTGAAATGGAACGTGCCGTTTTACTTTGGTGGGACTTCGCTGCTGATTATCGTGGTTGTGACGATGGATTTCATGACTCAGGTTCAAGCGCATTTGATGTCCAATCAATACGAAGGCTTACTCAAGAAAGCCAATTTTAAAGGCGGTGCGGGTATTACTCGCTAAACAGGCGCAGGTAGCGGCATGGCAAAAGAAGACAGAATCGAGATGCAAGGCGAGGTTCTTGAGAACCTTCCGAATGCAACGTTTAGAGTTAAGCTGGAAAACGGTCATGTAGTGTTGGGTTATATCTCTGGGAAAATGCGTATGCACTACATCCGTATTCTTCCAGGAGACAAAGTAACAGTTGAAATGACCCCCTACGATTTATCGCGTGCGCGGATTATTTTCCGCGCCAAATAAAGTTTTTGCGAAGAGGTGAAATATGAGAGTTCGTGCTTCAGTCAAGGCGTTATGCCGTAATTGTAAAGTGGTTCGTCGCCGTGGTGTGGTACGTATTATTTGTACTGATCCACGTCACAAGCAGCGCCAAGGTTAATCAGGCAACGCAAATTAGTTGTGAAATCAGCGAATACGATTGTTAAAACTCGGACAAGCTGTTAAAATTTTGGGCTTTTTTGGCGATTTGTAAAAAAATTAAATGCGCCATTATTTTGGAGTAGGTACATGGCTCGTATAGCAGGGGTAAACATCCCAAATCATAAGCACACTGAAATCGCATTAACTTCGATTTACGGTGTGGGTCGTAACACTGCGAAGCAGATTTGCTTGGCTGCTGGCGTTGCTGGCACTGCCAAGATTAAAGATCTGAATGATGCAGAAGTTGAAAAGCTGCGTGACGAAGTCGCTAAGCTCAAGGTTGAAGGTGACTTGCGTCGTGAAGTTACCATGAACATTAAGCGTCTGATGGATTTGGGCTGCTATCGCGGTGTACGTCATCGCCGTGGCCTGCCAGTCCGTGGTCAGCGCACCAAGACCAATGCGCGCACACGCAAGGGTCCTATTAAGCCTATTAAGGCATCCAAGTAAGGAATAATGCAACATGGCTAAAGCTAACGTACGCGTACGCAAGAAAGTCAAAAAGAACATTGCCGAGGGCATTGCCCACGTGCATGCTTCTTTTAACAACACGATTATTACGATTACTGATCGTCAGGGTAATGCCTTGTCTTGGGCGACTTCTGGTGGTGCAGGTTTTAAGGGTTCACGTAAAAGTACTCCTTTTGCAGCGCAGGTTGCAGCTGAAGCCGCCGGCAAGGCAGCTCAGGAATGCGGCGTGAAGAACCTTGAAGTTCGTATCAAGGGCCCAGGTCCAGGTCGCGAATCTGCTGTTCGCGCACTGAACGCTGTTGGCTTTAAAATCACCAGCATTTCTGATGTGACGCCAGTCCCACATAACGGCTGCCGTCCACCCAAAAAGCGCCGCATCTAAGCCGCGCCTGATAGAACTAGGAGAATACCTTGGCTAGAAATCTTGATCCAAAGTGCCGTCAGTGCCGCCGCGAAGGCGAGAAGCTTTTCCTGAAAGGTGAAAAGTGCTTCACTGACAAATGCGCGATTGAAAAGCGTAACTTCCCACCTGGTCAGCATGGTCAGCGCCGTAATCAGCGCTTGTCCGACTACGGTGTGCAATTGCGTGAAAAGCAAAAAGTACGTCGTATCTATGGCATCCTCGAAGGCCAATTCCGCAGCTACTACGCTGAAGCTGATCGCCTGAAGGGCATCACCGGTGAAAACCTGCTGCAATTGCTGGAATGCCGTCTGGATAACGTTGCATACCGTATGGGTCTGGGTTCTTCCCGTACTGAAGCGCGTCAAATCGTTCGCCACAACAGTATTCTGGTTAACGGTAAGCGCGTAAATATTCCTTCATATCAGGTTCGTCCTGGTGATGTGGTGCAGGTTGCAGAGGCTTCCAAGTCGCAACTGCGTATCAAGGGTGCTCTGGAAGCTGCTGAACAGCGTGGTTTCCCCGAGTGGCTCGAAGTTGATGTCAAGGCTCTGAAGGGTACCTTCAAAGCCAAGCCTCAGCGTGATGAACTGCCTGCTACCATTAACGAATCGCTCGTGGTTGAACTTTACTCTAAGTAATCCAGGGCCGTAAGGAACATTATGCAAAACAGTCCTACCGAATATTTGAAGCCTCGCGTTGTTGACGTTGAAGTTATTTCGCCGGTGCGTGCACGGGTGACGCTTGAGCCGATGGAGCGTGGCTTTGGTTATACGCTGGGTAATGCGTTGCGCCGCGTATTGCTTTCTTCCATTCCTGGCTTTGCTATTACTGAAGTCAAAATTGATGGTGTGGTGCATGAATATTCCACACTGGATGGCGTTCAGGAAGATGTAGTGGACATTCTGCTGAATCTGAAGGGTGTTGCCCTGAAGTTGAACAGCAAGTCCGAAACCACTCTGACCCTGAAAAAGTCGGTTGAAGGTGTTGTTACTGCCGGTGATTTCGATACTGGCCACGATGCTGAAATCGCTAATCCAGGTCATGTCATTGCGCATCTGACCAAAGGTGGCAAGATCGACCTTGAAGTCAAGGTTGAAATGGGCCGTGGCTATCAGCCAGTTCCAGCTCGCCAGAAGACAGATGAAGACCGTGTGCTGGGTTTCATCATGGTGGATGCCTCGTTCAGCCCAATCAACAAGGTAAGCTACCATGTTGAAAGTGCTCGTGTTGAACAGCGTACGGATCTGGACAAGCTGATCATGGACGTTGAAACCAACGGCGTGGTTGAGCCTGAGCAAGCTATTCGTGATGCAGCGCGTATTCTGATGGGTCAGCTGTCTGTATTCGCTGATCTGGAAGGTGCTCCAACCGAAGTTGAAGTAAAGCACACGCCACAGGTTGATCCTATCCTGTTGCGTCCAGTTGATGATCTGGAATTGACTGTTCGCTCGGCAAACTGCTTGAAGGCAGAAAATATTTATTACATTGGTGACTTGATTCAGCGCGGTGAAAACGAGCTGTTGAAGGCACCTAATCTGGGCCGCAAATCTCTGAATGAGATTAAGGACGTGTTGGCTTCCAAAGGGCTGACACTGGGCATGAAACTTGAAAACTGGCCACCTGTTGGCCTGGAAAAAGCATAACAGCAAAGGTGTGAGGGTATCACTATGCGTCATCGCAACAGCAATCGTAAATTAAACCGCACCAGCAGCCATCGTCAGGCAATGTTGCGGAACATGGCCACTTCACTGCTGCGCCATGAAGTTATTAAAACAACCTTACCCAAGGCTAAGGAGTTGCGTCGTGTCGCTGAGCCACTCATTACTTTGGGCAAGAATGCTACTCTGGCAAACCGCCGTCTGGCATTTAGTCGCCTTCGTGACCGTGATATCGTTGGTAAATTGTTCAATGAACTCGGCCCACGTTATCTGACACGCAATGGTGGTTATTTGCGTATTCTGAAGTGCGGTTTCCGCGTTGGTGACAATGCGCCTATGGCACTGGTTGAATTGGTTGACCGTCCAGATCTGAGCACTGAAGCTGTTGTTGCTGAGTAATTAGTGACAACATAGCTGTAAAAAAGGCCGGTTTCCCCGGCCTTTTTTATTGGGCGCTCTCAATGAGATGTGTGATCTCATTGGCAGAAAATGGCCAGTACAGGCTGGTTTTATCGGCGAAGGTAAGAACGGGTATCTTGAGGCTGTAAGCATTCATTAATTCTTCGTCGTCGATAATATCGATGTAATGGAATGTGATATTGGCATATGGCAAAGTTGCCTCGGTTATCAATTCAAGTGCCTTATCGCACAAATGGCAACCTTCTGTACCGTAGAGTTTCAATTGAATCATGCGCTTGTATTCGTCATTGGGATGGAGTGGTGGCAGATTGCCTTGGGTAATGAATTTAAGGTTTTCGTTAACTTTAAAAAGCTCCATAATATCGAAGTTGCATGATGGACGCATAGGTTACCTGCATAGTGCAGGCTGGATTTTCCTGATGTATTAAGTATTTCTTGGCGGGCTTTAAAGAATGGCTGATATTCAAGAATCAAAAGAAAGCTTGCAGGAAAGTTTACAGCAGGTCATTACCCTGCTGAGCAAACATCGCTTGGTCGAAGACCTGATCCATAAGCAGGATATGCCCAAGCAGCAGCTGGTTGAGACTCTGGTTCACAAACAGAACCTGGCCGAGCTGCAGAAAAAACTGGATGCCCTGCACCCGGCTGACGTTGCATACATCCTTGAAGCCCTGCCTCTTGAGCAGCGTCTGGATGTATGGGAACTGGTCAAGGCTGAGCGTGATGGCGAAATCCTTCTTGAAGTATCTGATGCTGTCCGGCAAACCCTCATTGCCGACATGGACAGCGACGAACTGCTCGCAGCGGCTGAGCAGCTGGATACTGACGAGCTGGCCGATCTGGCCCCCGATCTCCC
Above is a window of Methylovorus glucosotrophus DNA encoding:
- the rplX gene encoding 50S ribosomal protein L24; this translates as MSKIRKGDEVILNTGKDAGKRGTVLRILDSGKVVVEGVNLVKKHAKPNPMRGVAGGIISKEMPVDVSNVALFNRATQKGDRVGFKTLDDGRKVRVFKSSGEVVDA
- the rplE gene encoding 50S ribosomal protein L5, with amino-acid sequence MARLKDFYKDTVVKSMTEQFGYTSPMQVPRIEKITLNMGVGEAVADKKVMENAVGDMEKIAGQKAVITKARKSIASFKIRDDYPVGCKVTLRRERMYEFLDRLITVAIPRIRDFRGISAKSFDGRGNYNMGVREQIIFPEIEYDKIDALRGMNITITTTAKTDEEARALLAAFNFPFRN
- the rpsN gene encoding 30S ribosomal protein S14, producing the protein MAKTCLIEREQKRRDTVEKFAAKRAELTAAMNNAAASPEERRAARLKLQSLPRNSSPVRLRNRCALTGRPRGVFSKFGIARGKLRELMMRGEVPGVTKASW
- the rpsH gene encoding 30S ribosomal protein S8, which gives rise to MSMSDPIADMLTRIRNAQSTNKQTVSMPSSKLKGAIASVLKDEGYIDDFAVQSVDGKPQLNISLKYYAGRPVIEKIERVSRPGLRIYRGNQDIPVVMNGLGVTIVSTSKGVMTDRKARAAGVGGEVLCVVA
- the rplF gene encoding 50S ribosomal protein L6 is translated as MSRVAKNPVAIPAKVEVALTASNIAVSGPLGKLNQALTGAVNIVREGDNLTFAAANDSQHSRAMSGTVRALVANMVQGVSQGFTRKLNLVGVGYKAQAQGATLNLDLGFSHPINHKMPEGVTVQTPTQTEILLTGVDKQVVGQVAAQIRAYRSPEPYKGKGVRYSDEVVTIKETKKK
- the rplR gene encoding 50S ribosomal protein L18 — encoded protein: MNNVNSRLRRARKTRAKIAELKVTRLSVHRSNGHIYAQIIAETGDKVLASASTVEVEVRKDIKNGGNVAAAAVIGKRIAEKAKAAGITSVAFDRSGYKYHGRIKALADAARENGLSF
- the rpsE gene encoding 30S ribosomal protein S5; this translates as MAKDIEQQQTDGLREKMISVNRVTKVVKGGRIMSFAALTVVGDGDGAVGMGKGKAREVPVAVQKAMDEARRGMVKVSLNNGTLHHAVTGVHGAAKVFIQPASEGTGIIAGGAMRAIFEVMGITNVLAKCIGSTNPYNVVRATLNGLQSMNTPAEVAAKRGKTVEEIRG
- the rpmD gene encoding 50S ribosomal protein L30, which gives rise to MAKAKKAAATVKVTLVKSTIGRIQSHRACVRGLGIRRLHQTVEVLDTPANRGMINTVGYLLKVEA
- the rplO gene encoding 50S ribosomal protein L15, with protein sequence MKLNSIKPAEGSKHAKRRVGRGIGSGLGKTAGRGHKGQKSRTGGFHKVGFEGGQMPIQRRLPKRGFNSLTKADTAHVRTSELDKVQADVVDLLALKQANVIPGSARAAKVYLSGDLSRAITVQGLLLSKGAKAAVEAAGGKIVE
- the secY gene encoding preprotein translocase subunit SecY; the protein is MAKDNILGAVSKTSELKSRLLFVLGALVVYRLGAHIPVPGIDPDVLAKLFESQSGGILGMFNMFSGGALSRFTVFALGIMPYISASIIMQLLTVVSPRMEQLKKEGEAGRRQITKYTRYGTVFLATFQALGIAIALEGQAGLVLDPGLMFRFTAVITLVSGTMFLMWLGEQITERGIGNGISIIIFAGIVAGLPHAIGGTLELARTGAFSIPLVIFLFAAAVLVTAFVVFVERGQRKITVNYAKRQVGRKVFGGQTSHLPLKLNMAGVIPPIFASSIILFPATMAGWFGSSENFSWLKDIGTTLSPGQPLYIIFFATAIVFFCFFYTALVFNPKETADNLKKSGAFVPGIRPGDQTAKYIDRIMGRLTLVGALYITAVCLLPEFLILKWNVPFYFGGTSLLIIVVVTMDFMTQVQAHLMSNQYEGLLKKANFKGGAGITR
- the infA gene encoding translation initiation factor IF-1, with amino-acid sequence MAKEDRIEMQGEVLENLPNATFRVKLENGHVVLGYISGKMRMHYIRILPGDKVTVEMTPYDLSRARIIFRAK
- the rpmJ gene encoding 50S ribosomal protein L36 is translated as MRVRASVKALCRNCKVVRRRGVVRIICTDPRHKQRQG
- the rpsM gene encoding 30S ribosomal protein S13; the encoded protein is MARIAGVNIPNHKHTEIALTSIYGVGRNTAKQICLAAGVAGTAKIKDLNDAEVEKLRDEVAKLKVEGDLRREVTMNIKRLMDLGCYRGVRHRRGLPVRGQRTKTNARTRKGPIKPIKASK
- the rpsK gene encoding 30S ribosomal protein S11 is translated as MAKANVRVRKKVKKNIAEGIAHVHASFNNTIITITDRQGNALSWATSGGAGFKGSRKSTPFAAQVAAEAAGKAAQECGVKNLEVRIKGPGPGRESAVRALNAVGFKITSISDVTPVPHNGCRPPKKRRI
- the rpsD gene encoding 30S ribosomal protein S4, whose amino-acid sequence is MARNLDPKCRQCRREGEKLFLKGEKCFTDKCAIEKRNFPPGQHGQRRNQRLSDYGVQLREKQKVRRIYGILEGQFRSYYAEADRLKGITGENLLQLLECRLDNVAYRMGLGSSRTEARQIVRHNSILVNGKRVNIPSYQVRPGDVVQVAEASKSQLRIKGALEAAEQRGFPEWLEVDVKALKGTFKAKPQRDELPATINESLVVELYSK
- a CDS encoding DNA-directed RNA polymerase subunit alpha; translated protein: MQNSPTEYLKPRVVDVEVISPVRARVTLEPMERGFGYTLGNALRRVLLSSIPGFAITEVKIDGVVHEYSTLDGVQEDVVDILLNLKGVALKLNSKSETTLTLKKSVEGVVTAGDFDTGHDAEIANPGHVIAHLTKGGKIDLEVKVEMGRGYQPVPARQKTDEDRVLGFIMVDASFSPINKVSYHVESARVEQRTDLDKLIMDVETNGVVEPEQAIRDAARILMGQLSVFADLEGAPTEVEVKHTPQVDPILLRPVDDLELTVRSANCLKAENIYYIGDLIQRGENELLKAPNLGRKSLNEIKDVLASKGLTLGMKLENWPPVGLEKA
- the rplQ gene encoding 50S ribosomal protein L17 encodes the protein MRHRNSNRKLNRTSSHRQAMLRNMATSLLRHEVIKTTLPKAKELRRVAEPLITLGKNATLANRRLAFSRLRDRDIVGKLFNELGPRYLTRNGGYLRILKCGFRVGDNAPMALVELVDRPDLSTEAVVAE
- a CDS encoding glutaredoxin family protein, yielding MELFKVNENLKFITQGNLPPLHPNDEYKRMIQLKLYGTEGCHLCDKALELITEATLPYANITFHYIDIIDDEELMNAYSLKIPVLTFADKTSLYWPFSANEITHLIESAQ